In the genome of uncultured Fibrobacter sp., the window AGGTGGCAGATTGATGTGCGTGCCCTTGCACGCCGCTGGTATTGTAGGGCTACGCCCGTATATGAAGAACCGCCGGCTTCGCCGGCGGGTCACTTTTTTGTCCCGTTAAAATCATTTTACCTGCAATATTGGCAAAAAACGCCTGAAAATAGCGTGTATAGGAATAGAGAACATTCATAAACGTATTCTACCTACTTGACATATACACACTAAATAGGTATATTGAATGATACAAAGTTTTGCAGACAGAGAAACAGAACTTACTCTATTCGCATAAATGACCAATGGCGTATTTGTTTTTCAATGAACGAAGGACACTTTTATAACGTTGAGATTGTTGACTATCACTAGGAGTAAACCATGAGCAAGCATATTGAAACGCCTACTATCGGAGAAATCCTGAACGAAGAGTTTTTTACGCCTATGGGTTTATCTGCCTACAAGGTCGCTCAGGCAATCAATGTTCCTGTTTCAAGAATCCAGGACATTCTTCACGACCGCAGACGAATTACGGTTGACACATCCTTGAGGCTCGCCAAGTTCTTTGGTGTTTCCGACGATTACTTCATCTCTTTGCAAGATGACATCGATATTCGCAATTTGAAAATTGAAATCGCCGAGGAACTCGAGAATATCAAGACCTTTGTGCCGGTGTAAGACATTCGTCCCTCATTTTTTACTACATTACGGCCATGCTATACGGTATTTGTTCTGATATCCATTCTAACGCGGTGGCTTTCGAGGCGGTTCTTGCCTCCATGAAGGACAACGGGGTAGAACGGAGGGTTTGTCTGGGTGATTTAGTGGGTTATGGTGCGGATCCTGACGAAAGCGTTCGTCTGGCTCGCGAAAATATGGACATTTGTATTATCGGTAACCACGACAGTGTGGCGATCAAGCACGAGTCCAGCGCCGGGTTCAACCCCTATGCCAAGCAGGCCATCGAATGGACGCAGAACCACTTGTCGGACGATTCGATTTCGTACCTGCGTTCGCTGCCGTATGTTTGCGAAGAAAACGACATTTGCTTTGTGCATGCCTCTCCGCTTTCGCCCGCGGACTGGGTGTACGTGACCGAGCTTGAAGATGCCCTCGACGCCTTTGAACATTTCAAGGGCCGCTACTGCTTTGTGGGCCATACACACAGCCCGGTGATTGTGGCGAGCCGCCCGAATGCAATCCCCAAGATTCTGGACGAATACGAATACAGGATTGAGGACACGGAACGCCTGTTGGTGAACGTGGGGAGCGTGGGCCAGCCGCGTGATCGCGATCCGCGCTCTTGCTGGTGTCTGCTGGATACCGAGACCATGTGTGTGCGTTTGATTCGTGTCGATTACGATGTGTTCGAAACGCAGGAACGCATGAAAAAGGCCGGCATGCCGAGTTTCTTGATTGACCGTCTGAGTGTAGGCCGCTAGTCCCATGAAATGGGTCTTGGCTGTTTTTGGTAAGGCAGGTTCGCCGTTCATTGCCGACGAGGTCGACAAGTATGTCAAGCGTTTACGTGGGGGAATGTTCCCGCTCGAAGTCGTGGAACTCAAAGAGTCCAAGATAGACGACCGCATGCAGGCATTGGCACAAGAAGCGACACTTTTTGACAAGAAATTCCCGAAGTCCGAATACAAGCGCGTCATTTTGTCCGAAGAGGGCAAGCTGATGGATACGGTCAAGCTTTCGGATACGCTCCGGGACCGTTTTCCGGGAAATATCGTGTTCTTGATCGGGTCGGCGTACGGCATCGACGAGAACCTGAAAAAGACTGCCGACTTGCTCCTTTCGCTTTCGCCGTTGACGTTTACCCACGACCATGCGCGTGTGCTTTTCGCCGAACAGCTTTACCGCGTTCAGATGGTGATGCAAAACCACCCCTATCATCATAGATGACCGCTCGCGCCCAAACCAAATTTTTTTTGAAAAATTGCGTTTTCACCCCTTGACAGCGGACCTTTTTAATTCTATTATTGTGCGCGTCCTAAGCGACTATGGATGATTAGCTCAGTTGGTAGAGCAGCTGACTCTTAATCAGCGGGTCGCAGGTTCGACCCCTGCATCATCCACGAAGACCTCTCCTCACGGAGAGGTTTTTCTTTTATACTGGCAAGTCAATCCTGTCTTATGCCAGAATCAGCATCTTTCGTTTGAGTAACAATATTTCTATATTTGCCGCCGTAAAAAACGGATAAATCATGAACGCAGAAATCGAAAAACGCCGCACTTTTGCTATTGTCAGCCACCCTGACGCGGGTAAGACCACCATCACCGAAAAGTTCCTGTGGTACGGAAACGTGATTCGCGAAGCGGGCCACGTGCGCGCCAAGGCAAACCGCAGCTACACGGTGAGTGACTGGATGAAGATCGAGCAGCAACGCGGTATTTCTGTTTCGAGTTCCGTGCTGAATTTCCCGTTCGAAGGTTGCATGTTCAACCTGGTCGATACCCCGGGGCACCAGGACTTCTGTGAAGATACTTACCGCGCCCTGACCGCCGTGGATGCGGCCCTCGTGCTTATCGACAGCGTGAACGGCGTGGAAAAGCAGACCATCAAGCTCATGGACGTGTGCCGCATGCGCCATACGCCGATCATCACGTTCATCAACAAGATGGACTTGGATGGCCGCCACGTGCTTGACCTGCTCGACGAAATTGAAAGCATCTTGAAAATCAAGGTCGCCCCCTTTACGCTCCCCATTGGCGTGGGTAAGCTTTTCAAGGGTGTGTATTCCATCGCTGAAAACACCTTCCACACCTTCAATAAAGAAGAAGGCCATCAGGAAATCATCCAGATGGAAGGCCCGGATGATCCGCGCCTTGTAGAAATGTGCGGCGAAAACTGGGTCGCCCAGTTCAAGGAAGAATACGAGATGGTGACCGGTGCCATGGACCCGTTCGACCACGAAAAGTTCCTGAAGGGCGAAATGTGCCCCGTGTTCTTCGGTTCTGCGGTGAATAACTTCGGCGTGCGTCAGCTGTTGAACGCTTTTGCAAAGCTTGCGCCGCCTCCGATGGTGCGCGAAACCGACAAGCGCCCGGTGAGCCCCGACGAAAACGACTTTAGCGCGTTTGTGTTCAAGATTCAAGCGAACATGGACCCCAAGCACCGTGACCGCACGGCATTCCTGCGCATTTGCTCGGGCAGCTTTACCCGTGGCGAAAAGGTTTACCACGTGCGCACAGGCCGTGAAATTCGTTTGGCTGCTCCGACGGCATTCCTCGCGAAAGACAAGGAAGTTATCGACCACGCCTGGGCGGGCGATATCGTGGGTATCAATGACCCGGGACTTTTCCGCATCGGCGATACCTTGACCGACGGCGAAAAAATCAACTTCACCGGCATTCCGGACTTTGCTCCGGAACACTTTGCCCGCGTAACGCTCCTGAACCCGCTTAAGAGCAAGCAGATGGCGAAGGGCCTTGCTGAACTTTCCGAAGAAGGTGCGACTCAGTTGTACGAACCGCTCAAATCCGCTATTCCTGTGATTGGTGTGGTGGGCGAGTTGCAGTTCGACGTGCTCAAGTTCCGCCTGCAGAGTGAATACGGCGCCGACGTGTCGCTGGACCGCGTGCCCGCTCACGGAATCCGCTGGGTTTCTGGCCCCGAAAAGGATGTCGCCAAGTTCGCCGAAGAATACGCGATGGACTGCATGATGGATAAGGAACGCAACCTGGTTTGCCTGTTCCCGAACGAATACCGTCTGAACCTCGCCATCAAGAACTACGAAAACCTGACCTTCGCCGCCACCTCGCAAGGGTAATTTTTTTAATAAATTCTAAATTAAGTAAAAGTTCCTTACAATGGGGGTTGTATTATGGCTTTGAAAAATTTTATGTCACCCTGGAGCTACGCTGTGGCGATAGGGTCCATGTTCCTTTTCGCAGCCTGCGGTGATGACAGCAGTTCCACTAAGGTTGCTGAGCCTGTCGATGATCCGTCAAGTTCGTCAATTGCGGTCGAGACTCCTGATGGAGAGGAATCTTCTTCCTCTGTCATCCAGAGCGATAATGAAGGGTCCAGCAGTAACATTGACTCGTTGAATTCATCCTCCAGCATTAGCGAAGAATCCAGCAGTTCCAAGGTCCCTGAGCCTGCCGAGGGGGCCACTAGCAGCTCGTCAGTTGAACAGAACTGCTCGGCAATTTTAAAGGGAAAGTCTGGCTGGAGTTGGGATGTTCCTAAAGAATGTCGATTTAACCCGGATATTACCTATGGCACGATGACTGACTCTCGTGACGGTCAAACCTACAAAATCATAAAGATTGGCAATCAGACATGGATGGCAGAAAATCTGAACTATGCTGATAGTACGAACACTCCGAGCTTGTTGGAACGCAGTTGGTGTTATAACAAGAAGCCCGAAAACTGTGCCGTGGGAGGACGCCTTTACACTTGGGCGGCAGCCATTGACTCGGTAAAACTTGCTACCGATGCCGATAATCCCCAGGATTGCGGTTACGGCAAGACATGCACGCTTCCGACAATAGTTCAGGGCATTTGCCCCGATGGCTGGCATCTGCCGACACAAGCAGAATGGGAAACTTTGTTTACTGAGGTGGGCGGACAATCGATGGCTAGCGATATTTTGAAATCGCTAACAGGTTGGTATTCTAATGGCAGCGGTACGGATGATGTGGGCTTTTCTGCAATCCCTGCTGGCTTCAGATACAATAATGGTCGCTTCATTGATAGTCAGTATGCCTATTTCTGGTGTGCCTCTGAGTATGATAGCCTCCAAGCCCACGACATGGACTTGGATTACTTTTACAAGAGTCCGAAACTGTTCAGTTTTGAAAAAAATTACGCCTTTTCAGTTCGTTGTCTAAAGGACGACCCATAGGCTCTACTCGCTTGCTTCCGTCGCACTAATTTGTAATAAAAAGTTTTCAAATTCATGAAGCTTCATGGCTCCTTCCATCGGGGTTTTAGGGGTGTCCCCCTAGGCGAGGGGGTGGGGAGCAACGAAGTGCGATACAGGGGGAGACTTCCCCCTTTATTGTTGTTCTAGGAAGATTCGTAATATTGAATCTTTCATCTCACATTGCACATTCGTCATTACGGCCTACTCCCTACTTTTTATATATTTCCCCTACACAGGTAAGCATAGCGCTTACCCAGGATTTTTTAACATCAAAAGGAAAAACATGAAACGTCTCCCCATTGTTGCTCTCGCAGTATGTTTCGCTGGTCTCGTTGCCTGCAATCAGGCTTCCGCCGGCGGTTCGTTCAACCAGCAGGCCAGGCTTGATAACCTTGAAAAGGATTTCAAGCAGGTCAAGGAAGAATTTGAAATCATCAAGTATGCCCTCGACAAGCGCGGCATCTCCTTGGAACAGGCCCGCGCCGAAATGGAAGCGGACAACAAGGTCTGGGACATTCCCGACGAAGACAGCCCGGTCTTTGGCAACACCAAGAACCCGAAGCTCACGATTGTTGAATTTACCGAATTCCAGTGCCCGTACTGCTCCCGCATCGCTCCGGTCATGAAGGAACTCAACGAAAAGTATCCGGACAAGATCAAGTTCGTGTACAAGCACTTCCCGCTCAGTTTCCACTCCAACGCTCGCGCTGCCGCTGCCTCTTCTATCGCTGCACACAAGCAGGGCAAGTTCTGGGAATACCGCTACGCTCTCGCTCCGCATAGCCGCGAACTCGGCGACTCCATCTATGTGGAAGTTGCAAAGCAGATCGGTTTGAACGTGGAACAGTTCAAGAAGGACATGGTGCTTGACTCTGCCATGAACGCCCGTATCGACAAGGACTTCCAGCTCGGTACCGAAGTCGGCGTGCAGGGTACTCCGAACTTCTACATCAACGGCAAGCGTCAGGACCGTTTCAGCCCCGAACTGGTTGAAAAGCTCCTCAAGGAAGCCAAGTAATCTTTTAAGCGGTTCAATCTGTAAACGCGACTTTAAGTCGCGTGCTCCCTTTTTGAACGCGAAAATTTTAATTTCAAAATCAAACTAAAACACAACCAAAAGGACACGATCATATGATGAAGCGTACATTGACTGCCGCTACCGTCGCCCTCCTCGGCTTCGGCGTAACGGCTACAATGGCTCAGCCGAAAGCACCGCGTGTAGTTCCTTACAAGTTCTTCGACGAACAGTATCGTCCGGGGGGCTTTGACTACGCATACGGCGGTAAGAGCAAAGGTATCACCATCACTAAAGACGGCGGCTACAAGTCTAAGGCTGCCTTGAACATCAAGCTTGACCCGAGCGAATATTCGGGTGCATCTGTTTGCTTGTACAACGAAACCTTCGACCTCAACAAGTTCATGCTCGACTCCAAGCTCGAATTCATGATCAAGGGTAAGAAGGGTGGCGAAGCCGTTAAGGTCGGCCTTTTGGATGAAGAAGTTTCTGACGGCAAGAAGACCCAGGTCGTTCTCCCGATGAACAAGTACATCCAGGGCGGTGCCGTGACGACGGATTGGAAGAAGGTTTCCATTCCTCTCGTGGACTTCCCGGACCGTGGTCTCTACTGGGACAACACCCGTAAGTCTGAATTCCCGGCTCGCATCGACTGGGACAAGATTGCTGAAATCCGCTTCTCTATCGACAAGAGCGGCGCATCTGATTTCGAAATCTGGGTCGACAACATCGAAATCGTGAAGGGCAACAAGAAGGCCGCTCCGAAGAAGAAGGTTGTCTACTGGGATGAAAACAACGACGTCATTGACGGCCCGAAGAACCCCGAAAAGCTCGACGGCAAGGCTAAGCCTGTCAAGAACGGTACGTTCTACGATAACCAGCTCAAGGGCTTCAGCTACAGCTACGGTGGTCTCTCTGCCCAGCGCGAAGCTGACTCCAAGACTCAGGGCAACCCGAACGTGCTCGCCCTGTACATCGATAACAACGACTGGTCTGGCGTGACCTACTCTCTTGGCGAAGGCAAGTACATTGACCTCTCCAAGGTTCGCAACAAGGGTGGTCTCTACTTCTGGATCAAGGGTAAGCTCGGTGGCGAAAAGGTCTACGTGGGTATCCTCGACAACCAGGGTAACGACATCAAGAGCCAGACCAAGATCAGCCTGAACGACTGGATCGAAGGCTCCAAGGTCAGCAAGGACTGGAAGCTCGTCAAGATTCCTCTGAAGAAGTTCGGCGACAAGGGTAAGGCTTGGGACGCTAACAAGCAGGCCGAAGTTGCTAAGGACGTGCAGTGGAACAAGATTCAGGAAGTCCGCTTCTCTGTGGGCAAGGGTGAAAACCAGGGTGAACCGGGCAAGCCGGCTCCTGTGACCATCTTCGTCGACCAGATTACCTTCACCGAAAATATCGACTGGGTTGACCCGGATATCAAGTGGGATAACTGGAAATCCAAGGCTCCGGATGTCGTGATTTCTGACTTCGAAGGCAAGTTTGGCAAGGACAAGTGGGAACCGTCTTTCGGTCCGAAGTCCAAGGCCGAAATCGAAATGCCGTACAAGACCTCCAAGCTCGACGGCAACAGCCTCTACATCAAGCACTTCGAAATGTCCGACTGGGTGGACTTCGTTCTTGACTTTACCAAGAATGGTGCCGCTCACGACGCTAAGCAGCGCGACTGGACGAACCACTGGGGTATCATGTTCGACGTTTACTCCGAACGTGCATGGCAGTCCATTACGGTTCAGATCGGTGACGCTGGCAACGAACTCTTCGTTTCCAACACCGGTGTACCTCGCGGTCGCACCACGGTGATCGTGCCGTTCCGCACGTTCTCCAAGTTCCCGTACTACCAGCCGCCTAACGCTAAGGAAAACGGCGTATTCGACCTCAAGAACGTCGTTTCTCTCGACTTCAAACCGGGTGGAGAAGGTTCTAACGGTAGCTTCGAAATCGACAACATTAAGCTCACCAACCAGAAGGAAGTCAAGGCTGCTGCTCGCCCGGCTCTCGTGAAGGTTGAAGTTAAGGGTACCGGCGACGTGATCAACCCGAACATCTCGGGCGGCCTCTTCGGTATCAACGCAGCACTTTGGGATGGCGACATGCTCGACAATCCGAAGTTCAAGGTTCAGACTGCTGAATACGCCAAGCGCATCAACCACGGCATCATCCGTTATCCGGGTGGTCTCCGTGCCGATGACGACCACTGGAAGGAAATCCTCGACAACCACGACTGGATGGTCGATACCGACGAATTCCTCGCCTGGTTGAAGAAGACCGGTTCTAACGCCATGTTCACCGTGAACTTCGGTTCCGGTACCGAACAGGAAGCCGCTGCTTGGGTGAAGCACACCAACATCGACAAGAAGGCCGGCATCGTTTACTGGGAAATCGGTAACGAAGTCTATGGTAACTGGCACCCGTACTATGAAAAGTATGGTAAGGACGGCGGTACCATTTATGGTAAGCGCGCCCGTAAGTTCATCGAAGCCATGAAGAAGGTTGACCCGACCATTAAGGTCGCAGTCCTCGGCGTGCTCGATGGCCAGTGGAACGACAACGTGCTCAAGGAAACCGGCGACATTGCCGACGGTCTCATTGTTCACCACTATCCGCAGCACTTCGGTGAAGAAAACGACTTCGCCCTCCTCTCTGCTCCGCAGGACCTCGTTCCTATCTACAGCCGTCTCCATAAGGTTGTAGACAAGTGGACCAGCCACTTCAAGAAGGACAAGAAGATCGAACTCTGGCTCACCGAATGGAACTCCGTGGACTTCAACCCGGGTCCGCAGACCATCTCTCTCGAAAACGGTCTGTTCGTTGCTGACTACCTCGCTATGCTCGCCACTGAAAATGTGGACAACGCACAGTACTGGGATATCCACAACGATATCACTCCGGAAGGCGGTGACTACGGTTACCTGACCCGTTCTGCAGAAGAATGCATGAACTGCCCGCGTCCGAGCTACTGGGCATTCCAGATGGCTTCTGACGCTCTCCGCGGCAAGCTCCTCAAGACCGAAATCTCCGGTGACAAGGAATCGCTCATCACGACCTACTACACCGAAAACGGCAAGAAGAAGAGCCTCCTCGTGATCAACAAGAGCCCGTACAGCGACTACGAACTCAAGTTGAACATCCCGGGCTTCAAGGGCAAGGCCACTGTCCAGACTCTCGACCGCAGCACCGAAAAGCTGAAGGAAGGCTGGGCAAACGATCCGTCCAAGAAGGCCAAGAAGGGTGTTGACATTAGCAAGCCGATCAAGGTCGGCAAGCGCACCGTCACCCTCATCACGGTGGAATAAGGAATATCATTCCGGCTTAACCGCCGGAATCATTCTTTGAAGAAACGCCTCGGCTCTGCCGGGGCGTTCTTTATATATCCGGCAAATATATCCGATTAATGAAGCCGGCTGTATAAACGAAAAGCCGCAGGCATTTGCCCGCGGCAATTTTTTTTTGAGATCCTTCGACTTCGCCTGCGGCTCAGCTCAGGATGACACGGTTGTGTTATCGTTCCAGGCGGAAGTACACAGCTGCAAGCGGCGGGAGTTGAATGTTGAGGCTCCACTGCCTGTTCTGCCACGGGATGTCCTGCGTCCAGACTTCGCCGAAGTTGCCCACATTGGAGCCGCCGAACATGCTAGCGTCAGTGTTGAAGATTTCCTTCCACTTGCCGCGAGTCGGAGCGCCGAGGCGGTAGTCGTTGCGGACCACCGGCGTGAAGTTGAATACGCAGAGGATTTGGTTCCCGTGATCGTCCTTACGCACGAAACTTACGATGGAATTGTCGGCATCGTCGCACCAGATCCATTCAAAGCCTGTGTAGTAGTGGTCGATTTCCCAGAACGGGGCGTTTTCCTTGTACAGGTGGTTCAGAACCTTCATCATCTGCAGGAGCTTGCCGTGGCTATCCCAGCTGATCAAGTGCCAGTCGAGGGAGCGCTTCTCGTTCCATTCGCGGAACTGGCCAAAATCGTTGCCCATGAAGTTGAGTTTTTTGCCCGGGTGCGCATACTGGAAAGCGTAGGTGAGGCGGAGGTTTGCAAACTTCTGCCAGTTGTCTCCCGGCATCTTGCCAAGCATAGAACCCTTTCCGTGAACCACTTCGTCGTGGCTGAACACCTGGATGAAGTTTTCGCTGTAGGCGTACACCATGCTGAAGGTCAGCTGGTTGTGGTGGTACTTACGGTGAATCGGTTCGTGCTGAATGTAGCTCAAGAAGTCGTTCATCCAGCCCATGTTCCACTTGTAGTGGAAGCCGAGGCCGCCCTGTTCAGGCGGACGCGTAATGCTGGGGAAGCTGGTAGATTCTTCGGCAATCAAGATTGCATGGGGCGTGAGGCGGCCCATGATGCTGTTCAAGTGCTTTAGGAATTCCAGCGTGTCATAGTTGATGTTACCGCCGTCCTTGTTCGGCACCCACTGGCCGGGTCCCTTGCCGTAGTCGAGGTAAAGCATCGATGCCACTGCGTCGACGCGGAGACCGTCGCAGTGGAATTCCTTGAGCCAGTACATGGCGTTTGCAATCAAGAAGTTCTTGACTTCGTTGCGGCCCAGGTTAAAGATGTAGGTGCCCCAGTGCGGGTGTTCGCCCTGGCGCGGGTCGGCGTGTTCGTAACAGGCGGTGCCGTCGAAACGTCCGAGGGCGTGGGCATCCTTCGGGAAGTGTGCCGGAACCCAGTCCACAATCACGCCGATTTCGTTCTGGTGGCAAAGGTCCACAAAGTGGCGGAACTGGTCTGGCGTGCCGTAGCGGCTCGTGGGGGAGTAGTATCCGGTCACCTGGTAGCCCCAAGATTCATCGAGCGGGTGTTCGGCAAGCGGCAAGAATTCCACGTGGGTGTAGCCCATTTCCTTGAGGTACGGAATCAGGGTTTCTGCAAGTTCGTCCCAGTTCAAGAATCGATCCGGATTAGCGGGGTCGCGACGCCAGGAGCCGGCGTGGACTTCGTAAATGTTCATCGGCGAACCGAAGACCTTGGTGGCCCAATGCGTGGACATGTACAGGTCGTCGCCCCATTCGTAGCCGTCGAGGTGCGTGGTGATGGAGGCGGTTGCCGGGCGGACTTCGCTGAGCTTTGCAAGTGGGTCCACCTTCACGTGCAGGTTGCCGTCGGCACCGTGAATTTCATAGCGGTAGAGTTCGCCTTCGCCAATGTTCGGAATAAAGATTTCCCAAATGCCGGTGGAGCCGAGCATGCGCATTTGGTGGCGGCGACCGTCCCAGCTGTTAAAGCTACCGACCACGGAAACGGCGTGGGCGTTCGGAGCCCAGACGGCAAAGTGTACGCCCTTAAAGCCCTGGTGTTCAACAAGGTTTGCGCCCAGCTTGCGATAAAGCTCGTAGTGCGTGCCGCTCGAAATCAAGTGGCGGTCAAAGTCGCTAAGTACGGGGAGGAATGCATACGGGTCGGTCAGCGTGTATTCGTTGCCGTCATCCTGCTTAATAATCAAGTTATAGAAGAACGGTTCGTATTCCTTGTCGAGAATGGCTTCGAAAAATCCTGTGTTGCCAAGCTTCATGAAGTCGAACTCGAACTCGCCGTCGCAAGATTCACCACGAATAAAACTTGCCTGCGGCTGGTAAGCGCGAATCACCGTCTTCACGCCGCGGTCCGTATTCAGCGGATGCAAACCCAAGATGGAAAAAGGATCCTTTGTATTAAAATCCCAAATGGCACGCATGTCTTCCGAAGTCAAGCTCGTGAAGTCATTCCATTCCATATCATACTCCTGTAAAACACCTAGTTGTAATGTCGTAAATATAACTTAATCAAAAAAAATGGGGCTTTGCAATTCTATATTTGGGGCATGTACAGGCGAGTCCTTACGATTCAAGATATTTCGTGCTTTGGACAGTGCTCCCTCACGGTGGCACTGCCGATTATTTCTGCGTGCGGTGTAGAGACGGCGGTGTTGCCGTCGGCGATTCTTTCGACCCATACGGGCGGCTTTACGGGCTGGACTTTCCAGGATCTGACTAAAGAAATGTTGCCGATTAGCGAGCATTGGCGCGTGGCTGATATTCGTTTCGATGCTTTCTATACCGGTTATCTGGGTTCTATTGAGCAAATCAACATGGTTCAGCACATTATGGACACCAACGGTGTCGATGGAGCGATTCGGGTAGTCGACCCAGCCATGGCCGACAACGGGGCGCTTTACCCCGGCTTTAACATGGAATTTGTCGCTGCCATGAAGGATTTGTGCGCCCATGCCGATGTTTTGCTCCCGAACATGACCGAAGCTTGCATGCTCACGGATACGGAGTACAGCGAAAATATTGACCGCGAAACGGTCGAACTGCTTTGCAAAAAACTCTGCGAACTGGGCACCAAGTCGGTAGTGCTGACCGGTGTCGGATTCCGTCCGGGTTACACGGGCGTGATGCTTTACGACGGTAAGGAATTCAACTACTACGAACACAAGAAGATTACCAAGGGCTTTAACGGCACCGGTGACTGCTATGCCTCGGCTTTTGTAGGAGCCATGCTCCGTGGCCGCTCCATGGTCGATGCGGCCCGAATTGCGGCCGACTTTGTGCTGGAATGCATCGAAAAGACTTATGAAGACAAGTCTCACTGGTATGGAGTCAAGTTTGAACTTGCGCTCCCGAGCTTGATTAAAAATTTAGCAGACGAGTAGGTTCTTATGGCAATTGCGATGGAAGAAACGGTTGACCCGATGCAGTTTACGCAGGTGTTCAAGGTAACGCCTGAAATGATTGACGACAACCACCATTTCAACAACGTGTGGTCGGTCAAGTGGATCCAGGATATCGCGATTGCCCATTCCGATTCCGTGGGCGGTACGGCCCTGATGCGTGACCTGGGTGCAGGTTGGATGATTCATGTGCAGCACGTGGAATACAAGAATCAGGCTTTCCTCGGTGACGAAATCCGCGGAACCACGTGGGTCGCTGCCTATGGTAAAGTCGCCAGCTTACGCAAATGCCGCTTTGAACGCGTTTCTGACGGCAAGGTGATTTTTGAATCGGAAACCCAGTGGGTGCTTGTCGACCTGAATCGTGGTCGCCCCATTGCCATTACCGACGAAATGAAGCGCCTGTACGTCGGGCACTAAAGAATCTTTTTCGCCAAATTCTGGATGAACGCGCGCCAGCCCTTGTCGCCTTTCTTGTGGTACGGCGGGTAAAGGAATGTCATGGTGTCGAGGGCACTCTGCCGCATCACGTTGCGTTCGTGGCTGAATGTCTTGAATCCGTAAATCCCGTGGTAATTGCCGGTACCGCTCATGCCGACACCGCCAAACGGAACCGACTGATTTGCAATCTGCAAAATGCAATGGTTCACGCATGTTGAGCCCGAGGTGGTGCGGGCGATGATTTCGTTGATTTTCACTTCGGACTTTCCGAAGATGTAGAGTGCCAGCGGCTTAGGACGCGCTTGAACGAAGGCAATTGCCTCTTCTAGCGAATCGTAGGCGATAATTGGGAGAATCGGTCCGAAAATTTCAGATTCCATGATGCGCATGTCGGGCGTGACGTCGGTCAGCACGGTCGCGGGCGTGTAACGGTTTTCAATGTCTTCGGGGCTGAAATGTGCGCCCAAGACAGCCTTTGCGCCCTTGGCGATAGCGTCTTGGATCAGCCCTTGATGGCGCTCCACAGTTCGACTTTCTACGATGTGCACGAAAATTTCGGAGTTGCGGCGTGCCTCATCGGTTTCGCCGTACATCTTCTTTATGTTGTCTGCAATGGCTTCGGCGAGTGGTTGCATTAAGCGGCGCGGGCAAAGCATGTAGTCGGGAGCGATGCAGGTTTGGCCTGCGTTCAGGCACTTGCCCCATGCGATTTTCTTTGCGGCATCCTTGATGTTCACGTCATCTAGAACGATTGCCGGCGATTTTCCGCCGAGTTCAAGCGTCACGCCAGCATGAATCTTGGCCGCTTCTTCTGCCACATGGGCACCCACGTTCGGGCTACCCGTAAAGAACACATGGTCGAAGGGGAGAGCGAGCAGCTGGTCGCCAATTTCGGCACCGGCGCCCTGCACGACAGCGACTTCGTTCTGCGGGAAAACTTCTTTAAT includes:
- a CDS encoding pyridoxamine kinase; the encoded protein is MYRRVLTIQDISCFGQCSLTVALPIISACGVETAVLPSAILSTHTGGFTGWTFQDLTKEMLPISEHWRVADIRFDAFYTGYLGSIEQINMVQHIMDTNGVDGAIRVVDPAMADNGALYPGFNMEFVAAMKDLCAHADVLLPNMTEACMLTDTEYSENIDRETVELLCKKLCELGTKSVVLTGVGFRPGYTGVMLYDGKEFNYYEHKKITKGFNGTGDCYASAFVGAMLRGRSMVDAARIAADFVLECIEKTYEDKSHWYGVKFELALPSLIKNLADE
- a CDS encoding carbohydrate binding domain-containing protein; translated protein: MMKRTLTAATVALLGFGVTATMAQPKAPRVVPYKFFDEQYRPGGFDYAYGGKSKGITITKDGGYKSKAALNIKLDPSEYSGASVCLYNETFDLNKFMLDSKLEFMIKGKKGGEAVKVGLLDEEVSDGKKTQVVLPMNKYIQGGAVTTDWKKVSIPLVDFPDRGLYWDNTRKSEFPARIDWDKIAEIRFSIDKSGASDFEIWVDNIEIVKGNKKAAPKKKVVYWDENNDVIDGPKNPEKLDGKAKPVKNGTFYDNQLKGFSYSYGGLSAQREADSKTQGNPNVLALYIDNNDWSGVTYSLGEGKYIDLSKVRNKGGLYFWIKGKLGGEKVYVGILDNQGNDIKSQTKISLNDWIEGSKVSKDWKLVKIPLKKFGDKGKAWDANKQAEVAKDVQWNKIQEVRFSVGKGENQGEPGKPAPVTIFVDQITFTENIDWVDPDIKWDNWKSKAPDVVISDFEGKFGKDKWEPSFGPKSKAEIEMPYKTSKLDGNSLYIKHFEMSDWVDFVLDFTKNGAAHDAKQRDWTNHWGIMFDVYSERAWQSITVQIGDAGNELFVSNTGVPRGRTTVIVPFRTFSKFPYYQPPNAKENGVFDLKNVVSLDFKPGGEGSNGSFEIDNIKLTNQKEVKAAARPALVKVEVKGTGDVINPNISGGLFGINAALWDGDMLDNPKFKVQTAEYAKRINHGIIRYPGGLRADDDHWKEILDNHDWMVDTDEFLAWLKKTGSNAMFTVNFGSGTEQEAAAWVKHTNIDKKAGIVYWEIGNEVYGNWHPYYEKYGKDGGTIYGKRARKFIEAMKKVDPTIKVAVLGVLDGQWNDNVLKETGDIADGLIVHHYPQHFGEENDFALLSAPQDLVPIYSRLHKVVDKWTSHFKKDKKIELWLTEWNSVDFNPGPQTISLENGLFVADYLAMLATENVDNAQYWDIHNDITPEGGDYGYLTRSAEECMNCPRPSYWAFQMASDALRGKLLKTEISGDKESLITTYYTENGKKKSLLVINKSPYSDYELKLNIPGFKGKATVQTLDRSTEKLKEGWANDPSKKAKKGVDISKPIKVGKRTVTLITVE
- the glgB gene encoding 1,4-alpha-glucan branching protein GlgB; translated protein: MEWNDFTSLTSEDMRAIWDFNTKDPFSILGLHPLNTDRGVKTVIRAYQPQASFIRGESCDGEFEFDFMKLGNTGFFEAILDKEYEPFFYNLIIKQDDGNEYTLTDPYAFLPVLSDFDRHLISSGTHYELYRKLGANLVEHQGFKGVHFAVWAPNAHAVSVVGSFNSWDGRRHQMRMLGSTGIWEIFIPNIGEGELYRYEIHGADGNLHVKVDPLAKLSEVRPATASITTHLDGYEWGDDLYMSTHWATKVFGSPMNIYEVHAGSWRRDPANPDRFLNWDELAETLIPYLKEMGYTHVEFLPLAEHPLDESWGYQVTGYYSPTSRYGTPDQFRHFVDLCHQNEIGVIVDWVPAHFPKDAHALGRFDGTACYEHADPRQGEHPHWGTYIFNLGRNEVKNFLIANAMYWLKEFHCDGLRVDAVASMLYLDYGKGPGQWVPNKDGGNINYDTLEFLKHLNSIMGRLTPHAILIAEESTSFPSITRPPEQGGLGFHYKWNMGWMNDFLSYIQHEPIHRKYHHNQLTFSMVYAYSENFIQVFSHDEVVHGKGSMLGKMPGDNWQKFANLRLTYAFQYAHPGKKLNFMGNDFGQFREWNEKRSLDWHLISWDSHGKLLQMMKVLNHLYKENAPFWEIDHYYTGFEWIWCDDADNSIVSFVRKDDHGNQILCVFNFTPVVRNDYRLGAPTRGKWKEIFNTDASMFGGSNVGNFGEVWTQDIPWQNRQWSLNIQLPPLAAVYFRLER